A portion of the Francisella uliginis genome contains these proteins:
- the ung gene encoding uracil-DNA glycosylase: MSWSDILSEEKQKPYFKKILDFLANETNSGKVIFPLKENIFNAFKYTELDNLKIVILGQDPYHNYNQAHGLAFSVQNGVDVPPSLRNMYKELSNSVEGFETPDHGCLTKWAEQGVFLLNTTLTVEAHKANSHKDIGWQIFTDTVIEKISRHKEHVVFMLWGSHARKKKNLIDSSKHLILESTHPSPLSAHRGFLGCNHFKMANEYLNSIGKPMIDWNL, from the coding sequence ATGAGCTGGTCAGATATTCTTTCAGAAGAAAAACAAAAGCCTTATTTCAAGAAGATACTAGATTTTTTGGCTAATGAAACAAATAGTGGTAAAGTTATTTTTCCACTTAAAGAGAATATTTTTAATGCTTTTAAATATACTGAGTTAGATAATTTAAAAATAGTCATTTTAGGCCAGGATCCTTACCATAACTATAATCAAGCACATGGGTTAGCTTTTTCTGTACAAAATGGAGTCGATGTACCGCCATCTTTACGCAATATGTATAAAGAGCTTTCAAACAGTGTAGAAGGATTTGAGACTCCTGATCATGGATGTCTGACAAAATGGGCAGAACAAGGTGTTTTTCTTTTAAATACAACCCTTACTGTAGAGGCACATAAAGCGAACTCTCATAAAGATATTGGTTGGCAAATATTTACAGATACAGTTATTGAGAAAATTTCACGGCATAAAGAGCATGTTGTTTTTATGTTATGGGGGTCTCATGCACGTAAGAAAAAAAATCTTATAGATAGTTCAAAGCATTTAATTTTAGAGTCAACACATCCATCACCATTATCAGCCCATAGAGGTTTCTTAGGCTGTAATCATTTTAAAATGGCTAATGAATATCTTAATAGTATTGGAAAGCCAATGATAGATTGGAACCTTTGA
- a CDS encoding DUF523 domain-containing protein: MHKILVSSCLLGCKVRYDGDSNLVTDEVFKSWRDEGRLVSVCPETAGGLPIPRSACEIVGGDGRTVLVYKAKVLSKIGEDFSAEYIKGAEAVLELVKKHSIKIAVLKKNSPSCGNQQIYDGTFSNNKMDGYGVTASLLMQNDVKVFNEDQLLQASQFLEELKRR; encoded by the coding sequence ATGCATAAGATATTAGTAAGTAGTTGTCTGTTAGGTTGTAAAGTTAGATATGATGGTGATAGTAACTTAGTTACAGATGAGGTTTTTAAGTCTTGGAGGGATGAAGGGCGGTTGGTATCTGTATGTCCTGAGACTGCCGGTGGATTGCCTATTCCTAGATCTGCCTGTGAGATTGTCGGTGGTGATGGTAGGACAGTTTTGGTATATAAAGCTAAAGTTTTATCTAAAATAGGCGAGGACTTTTCTGCTGAATATATAAAGGGTGCAGAAGCGGTCTTAGAATTAGTTAAAAAACACTCTATCAAAATTGCTGTTTTAAAGAAAAATAGCCCATCCTGTGGTAATCAACAAATATATGACGGAACTTTTAGTAATAATAAAATGGATGGTTATGGAGTCACTGCAAGCTTACTGATGCAAAATGATGTTAAAGTATTTAATGAGGATCAGTTATTACAAGCAAGTCAATTCTTAGAAGAGTTAAAAAGAAGATAG
- a CDS encoding MFS transporter — translation MKRSHYVIIVSLMFFLALLNYLDRSTLSIANTEIASAFNFEPTEMGILLSAFMWPYALASLPAGYLVDRLGINKVMLISMVAWSAACVLGGLVVGFYSILFTRLLLGIAEAPFFIVATKIIQQNFPTSQRGLISSIVSLGPRLANILAPLVLVALMILISWRGMFILLGVVGLIAAAFWQRLQKKGLLKEPRSVSKTQQVSFKKALKNKNVIFLCIGNLCSSYAYWLFLTWLPYYFIKVKGLSLSEMSIATSASFISGVASVMLGGIISDFMIKRNFTAVSSRLTPIISGCLIASIAILALPYIQNIFLIVVVIGITIFCLGLRVSPTWALVADISPSHLVGTIGGAQNFANFVGAGLAPLITGAILQATNNNFFVVFIFSGVICLFGSVIYMLIRNRRVV, via the coding sequence ATGAAAAGATCTCATTACGTAATAATAGTTAGCTTAATGTTTTTTTTAGCATTACTGAACTATCTTGATCGTTCAACCCTAAGTATTGCAAATACTGAAATAGCAAGTGCTTTTAACTTTGAGCCTACAGAAATGGGAATTCTACTTTCTGCATTTATGTGGCCATATGCTCTAGCAAGTTTACCAGCTGGCTACTTAGTTGATCGTCTTGGTATAAATAAAGTGATGCTAATAAGCATGGTTGCATGGTCAGCTGCTTGTGTCTTAGGTGGTTTAGTTGTTGGGTTTTACTCAATACTTTTTACAAGATTATTATTAGGGATTGCTGAGGCTCCTTTTTTTATAGTTGCCACAAAAATAATCCAACAAAACTTCCCAACCTCACAACGCGGACTTATATCATCAATTGTATCTTTAGGTCCAAGACTTGCAAACATCCTAGCTCCATTAGTTCTGGTTGCACTTATGATACTAATCAGTTGGCGTGGAATGTTTATCTTACTTGGAGTTGTAGGATTAATAGCTGCTGCATTCTGGCAACGTTTGCAAAAAAAAGGGCTACTAAAAGAGCCTCGTTCCGTAAGTAAAACACAGCAAGTATCTTTTAAAAAAGCCCTAAAGAATAAAAACGTTATCTTTTTATGTATAGGAAATCTCTGCTCATCATATGCTTACTGGCTATTTTTAACATGGCTACCTTATTACTTTATTAAAGTAAAAGGTTTAAGCTTATCTGAAATGAGTATTGCAACATCTGCCTCGTTTATTTCTGGTGTAGCATCTGTCATGCTTGGTGGAATAATTTCTGATTTTATGATTAAACGTAACTTTACTGCCGTATCTTCGCGTCTAACTCCAATAATAAGTGGCTGTTTAATTGCATCGATAGCAATACTCGCTTTACCATATATACAGAATATATTTTTAATCGTTGTTGTTATTGGCATAACAATATTTTGCCTAGGCCTTAGAGTTTCACCGACTTGGGCTCTTGTAGCAGATATATCTCCCAGTCACTTAGTAGGTACAATAGGTGGAGCACAAAATTTTGCCAATTTTGTTGGCGCTGGACTAGCTCCACTAATTACAGGTGCTATACTTCAAGCTACAAATAACAACTTTTTTGTTGTATTTATCTTTAGTGGAGTAATTTGTTTATTTGGATCAGTTATTTACATGCTTATTCGTAATCGAAGAGTTGTATAA
- the gyrA gene encoding DNA gyrase subunit A: protein MSIATKESSSINIEKELRQSYLDYAMSVIVGRALPDVRDGLKPVHRRVLFAMNELSNYYNRPYKKSARVVGDVIGKYHPHGDTAVYDTIVRMAQPFSLRYTLVDGQGNFGSVDGDSPAAMRYTEIRMQKLTHELLIDIDKETVDFSPNYDSTELVPDVLPTRVPNLLVNGSSGIAVGMATNIPPHNMTEVINGTIALIDNAQLTIEELIQYIPAPDFPTGSYINGTDGILEAYKTGRGRVIMRAKADIHEDEASGKSQIVITEIPYQVNKAKLVEKIAELVKEKKITGISELRDESDKDGIRVVVDLKRDESPDVVLNTLYAQTQLQCSFGINMVALSDNRPKLLNLKEILEQFIKHRKEVVTRRTIFELRKSKERAHILEGLLLSLANIDEMIELIKASPSPADAKESMLARSWNGTLVKSMLEGVDVKMYRKETLASHYGIQTDASYNLTQEQAEAILALRLHRLTGLEQDKITNEFKELIERIKYLIGILSDTNELIRVVKEELVEIRDNYGDERKSEIITSRLDLTREDLIAEEDMVVTLSMDGYVKTQPLSMYNAQKRGGVGKSATKTKEEDSIFKLMLASTHDTMLCFSSLGRVYWSKVYDFPVASRISKGRPINNILPLEKNEKITALMPISQFEEGWFVFMTTKLGRVKKVDLSQFARPRSTGKIAIGLNDGDELSYVALTDGNKQVMLFSDAGKAIRFDESDVRAMGRSAAGVTGMRLQPNQKIVSMIVTNPDEGVVLAATENGYGKRTAVSEYRKTKRASQGVIAISTSERNGKVVVAVLAGNDEDIVLITDNGTLVRTSSDQVRECGRSAQGVRLINLRNNERLISLKVVKQDDEDLDEIDEQVEESLEDSSLESE, encoded by the coding sequence ATGTCTATAGCTACTAAAGAATCATCATCTATAAATATAGAAAAAGAATTAAGACAGTCATATCTTGATTATGCAATGAGTGTAATTGTTGGTAGAGCTCTGCCAGATGTTAGAGATGGTTTGAAGCCGGTGCATCGTCGTGTACTTTTTGCAATGAATGAGCTATCAAACTATTACAATAGACCTTATAAAAAGTCTGCTAGGGTTGTCGGTGACGTTATAGGTAAATATCACCCACATGGTGATACAGCAGTTTATGATACTATCGTTAGAATGGCGCAACCATTTTCATTACGCTATACACTTGTTGATGGGCAAGGTAACTTTGGTTCTGTTGATGGAGATTCTCCAGCAGCAATGCGTTATACAGAGATTAGAATGCAAAAGCTTACACATGAGCTTTTAATAGATATTGATAAAGAAACTGTAGATTTTTCTCCTAACTATGATAGTACAGAGCTAGTTCCTGATGTCTTGCCAACTAGAGTACCAAATCTTTTGGTAAATGGGTCTTCAGGTATTGCTGTTGGTATGGCGACAAATATACCTCCTCACAATATGACAGAAGTTATAAATGGAACTATTGCACTTATTGATAATGCACAACTTACAATAGAAGAGCTTATACAATATATTCCAGCACCAGATTTCCCAACAGGATCATACATAAATGGTACAGATGGTATCTTGGAGGCTTATAAAACTGGGCGCGGTCGAGTAATTATGCGTGCGAAAGCTGACATTCATGAGGATGAAGCTTCAGGTAAGTCTCAAATAGTTATTACAGAAATTCCATACCAAGTCAATAAAGCTAAGCTTGTTGAGAAAATAGCTGAATTAGTTAAAGAGAAAAAAATAACTGGAATTTCAGAGTTAAGAGATGAGTCAGATAAGGATGGTATCAGAGTTGTTGTAGATCTTAAAAGAGATGAGTCTCCTGATGTTGTTCTAAATACGCTATATGCCCAGACTCAACTTCAATGTAGTTTTGGTATTAATATGGTTGCTCTTAGTGACAATAGACCTAAGCTTTTAAACCTTAAAGAGATTTTAGAGCAGTTTATTAAGCATAGAAAAGAAGTTGTAACTAGAAGAACTATTTTTGAACTGAGAAAATCAAAAGAAAGAGCTCATATTTTAGAAGGTCTATTGCTTTCTTTAGCAAATATAGATGAGATGATTGAGCTTATTAAAGCATCACCATCGCCAGCAGATGCTAAAGAATCAATGCTAGCTAGATCATGGAATGGTACTTTAGTAAAAAGTATGCTTGAAGGTGTTGATGTTAAAATGTATCGCAAAGAAACTTTAGCGTCACATTACGGTATTCAAACAGATGCTTCATATAATTTAACTCAAGAGCAAGCTGAGGCTATATTAGCTTTAAGGCTACACAGATTAACTGGTCTTGAGCAAGATAAAATTACAAATGAATTTAAAGAACTTATTGAAAGAATTAAATATTTGATTGGTATTTTAAGTGATACTAATGAACTAATTCGTGTAGTTAAAGAAGAACTTGTTGAGATTAGAGATAATTATGGCGATGAAAGAAAATCAGAGATAATTACTTCTAGGCTTGATTTAACAAGAGAAGATTTAATTGCTGAAGAGGATATGGTTGTTACACTTTCTATGGATGGTTATGTAAAGACACAACCTCTTAGTATGTACAACGCACAGAAACGTGGTGGAGTAGGTAAATCAGCAACTAAGACTAAAGAAGAAGATAGTATCTTTAAGTTAATGCTAGCTTCTACTCATGATACGATGTTATGTTTTTCTAGCTTAGGCCGAGTTTATTGGTCGAAAGTTTATGATTTCCCTGTAGCGAGTAGAATTTCAAAAGGTAGGCCAATTAATAATATTTTACCATTAGAAAAGAATGAGAAGATAACAGCACTGATGCCAATTTCGCAGTTTGAAGAAGGTTGGTTTGTATTTATGACTACTAAGTTAGGTCGTGTTAAAAAAGTTGACTTGTCTCAATTTGCTAGACCACGTTCAACTGGTAAGATTGCAATTGGCTTGAATGATGGGGATGAGCTATCATATGTTGCTCTTACCGATGGTAATAAGCAAGTTATGCTATTCTCAGATGCAGGGAAAGCTATACGTTTCGATGAATCAGATGTAAGAGCTATGGGGCGTTCTGCTGCAGGTGTAACAGGTATGCGTTTACAGCCAAATCAAAAAATAGTCTCTATGATTGTTACAAATCCTGATGAAGGTGTTGTATTAGCAGCAACAGAGAATGGTTATGGAAAAAGAACTGCTGTTTCTGAGTATAGAAAAACGAAAAGAGCAAGTCAAGGTGTTATTGCGATTTCAACTTCAGAACGTAATGGTAAAGTTGTGGTTGCAGTACTTGCTGGAAATGATGAGGATATTGTTTTAATTACTGATAATGGTACTTTAGTCAGAACATCATCTGATCAAGTTAGAGAGTGTGGTCGTTCTGCCCAAGGTGTTAGATTAATAAATCTAAGAAATAATGAAAGACTTATCAGCTTAAAAGTAGTCAAACAAGATGATGAAGATCTTGATGAAA
- a CDS encoding YigZ family protein translates to MNAYKTISKDINTEIEPIKKSRFIAYAFHIENEQEALDSITNIKEKHSDANHHCWAYALIKDNKFRFSDDGEPSGSAGKPILSHIQGNGLLNTLVVVVRYFGGTKLGVGGLIRAYGHAAKEVLESASIIAVEPNCSIQVIYRYNETASIDIVLKHFNANILSQEYSEMIQLVVEISASDKLSFLEELKSVTKGRVEFKVFEKD, encoded by the coding sequence ATGAATGCTTATAAAACAATATCAAAGGATATAAATACTGAAATTGAGCCTATAAAAAAGTCGCGTTTTATTGCTTATGCCTTTCATATTGAGAATGAGCAAGAAGCCTTAGATAGTATTACTAATATTAAAGAAAAACATAGTGATGCTAATCATCATTGCTGGGCTTATGCACTTATTAAAGATAATAAGTTTAGATTTAGTGATGATGGAGAACCAAGTGGCTCAGCTGGTAAGCCAATACTATCGCATATTCAGGGTAATGGCTTGTTAAATACATTAGTTGTTGTAGTGCGATATTTTGGAGGGACTAAACTTGGTGTTGGAGGGCTAATAAGAGCATATGGACATGCAGCTAAAGAAGTGCTTGAATCAGCAAGTATTATAGCTGTAGAGCCTAATTGTTCTATCCAAGTAATATACAGATATAATGAAACAGCTAGTATTGATATCGTTTTAAAGCATTTTAATGCTAATATATTAAGTCAAGAATATTCTGAAATGATTCAACTGGTTGTTGAAATTAGCGCTTCAGATAAGCTAAGTTTCTTAGAAGAACTTAAAAGTGTAACTAAAGGCAGAGTTGAATTTAAAGTTTTTGAGAAAGATTGA
- the metG gene encoding methionine--tRNA ligase → MRKILVTNALPYANGDLHLGHMLGYIQSDIWVRFQKLQGNKCIFVCGSDTHGTPIMLKAKNLGITPDELVEKYSNNHQKDFADFEVAFDNYHSTHNSLNKEIVEDIYNKLDQQKLISKKEIAQAYDPEAKMFLPDRFVKGTCPKCKAEDQYGDSCEVCGATYDPTELIDPKSVVSGKAPIQKNSEHFFFDLPALATDIEDWIKSNKNLQPEVANKLAEWFDQGLQSWDISRDAPYFGFAIPGTNEQKFFYVWLDAPMGYIASFKDFCSKNDVDFDQYWGENSNESELYHFIGKDIIYFHALFWPAILTSTGYKTPTSVFANGFLTVNGKKMSKSRGTFIQARTYLDTLEPSYLRYYFASRLTSRIDDIDLNLEEFVTKSNSDIVGKVVNIASRCAGFVYKKFDATLADEVFDKELEKEFAENHSTITQAFEKREFANAVRLIMSLADKANQFIDHHKPWQLAKEEGQEQKVHQVCSQGINMFKVLVSYLKPIIPSIVTKAENFLNIEISNWDEAPIFLRNHKINKFKPLATRIEKEKVDKIVEDTKKMLEKEQTEQPKKEESKLDIADECSFDDFMKVDLRVAKIAEASHVEGADKLLKLILDLGGVRKQVFAGIKSAYNPEELVGKHTVMVANLAPRKMKFGISEGMVLAAGDGKGIYILEPHDGAQPGMRVK, encoded by the coding sequence ATGCGAAAGATTCTAGTTACCAATGCCCTTCCTTATGCAAATGGAGATCTTCACTTAGGCCATATGCTTGGCTATATACAGTCAGATATCTGGGTTAGATTCCAAAAGCTACAAGGAAATAAGTGTATATTCGTCTGTGGTAGTGATACTCACGGCACACCAATTATGCTAAAAGCAAAAAACCTTGGTATAACTCCTGATGAATTAGTAGAAAAATACTCAAATAATCACCAAAAAGATTTTGCTGACTTTGAAGTTGCTTTTGATAATTATCACTCTACACATAACTCTTTAAACAAAGAAATTGTTGAAGATATCTATAACAAGTTAGATCAACAAAAGCTTATATCAAAAAAAGAAATAGCTCAGGCGTACGACCCTGAGGCTAAAATGTTCTTACCTGATAGGTTTGTAAAAGGCACATGCCCAAAATGTAAAGCCGAAGATCAATATGGCGATAGTTGTGAAGTTTGTGGTGCTACTTATGATCCAACTGAATTGATAGATCCAAAATCAGTTGTCTCTGGCAAAGCTCCTATACAAAAAAATTCAGAACATTTTTTCTTTGATCTACCAGCATTAGCAACAGATATAGAAGACTGGATAAAATCTAACAAAAACTTACAGCCAGAAGTTGCAAATAAGTTAGCCGAATGGTTTGACCAAGGTTTACAAAGTTGGGATATTTCTCGTGATGCCCCATACTTTGGTTTTGCAATACCAGGAACTAACGAGCAAAAATTCTTCTATGTTTGGCTAGATGCTCCTATGGGTTATATTGCTAGCTTTAAAGATTTTTGTAGCAAAAATGATGTTGATTTTGATCAATATTGGGGTGAGAACTCTAACGAAAGTGAACTTTATCACTTTATTGGTAAAGATATTATCTATTTCCACGCATTATTTTGGCCAGCAATTCTAACTTCTACAGGTTACAAGACACCTACAAGTGTATTTGCTAATGGCTTTTTAACCGTAAATGGTAAAAAAATGTCTAAATCTCGTGGAACTTTCATCCAAGCTAGAACATATTTGGATACTCTTGAGCCTAGTTATTTAAGATATTACTTCGCATCAAGACTAACATCTCGTATAGATGATATAGACTTAAATCTAGAAGAATTTGTTACCAAATCAAACTCTGATATTGTTGGGAAGGTAGTAAATATTGCTAGCCGTTGTGCTGGATTTGTTTATAAAAAATTTGATGCGACTTTAGCTGATGAAGTTTTTGATAAAGAGCTAGAAAAGGAATTTGCTGAAAATCATAGCACTATAACTCAGGCTTTTGAAAAAAGAGAATTTGCAAATGCTGTAAGACTTATAATGTCGTTAGCTGATAAAGCAAACCAGTTTATTGATCATCATAAGCCTTGGCAACTTGCTAAAGAAGAAGGACAAGAGCAAAAAGTCCATCAAGTATGTTCACAAGGTATAAACATGTTTAAGGTTTTAGTTTCATATCTTAAACCAATTATTCCAAGTATTGTTACTAAAGCTGAGAATTTCTTAAATATAGAAATATCTAACTGGGATGAAGCTCCAATATTTTTAAGAAACCATAAGATAAATAAATTTAAACCTCTTGCTACTCGCATAGAAAAAGAGAAAGTTGACAAAATCGTAGAGGATACAAAGAAAATGCTAGAAAAAGAGCAAACTGAACAACCAAAAAAAGAAGAGTCTAAACTTGATATCGCTGATGAATGTAGTTTTGATGATTTTATGAAAGTAGACCTACGCGTAGCTAAGATTGCTGAAGCGTCACATGTTGAAGGTGCTGATAAATTACTTAAGCTAATATTAGATTTAGGTGGTGTTAGAAAACAAGTTTTTGCTGGTATTAAATCAGCATATAACCCTGAAGAGCTTGTTGGCAAACATACAGTTATGGTTGCTAACTTAGCACCTAGAAAAATGAAATTTGGTATTTCTGAAGGTATGGTACTTGCTGCGGGAGATGGCAAAGGAATATACATATTAGAACCTCATGATGGTGCTCAACCTGGTATGCGCGTTAAGTAA